The DNA segment AGACTCTCAACACTGGATAATCTGGAGTTATTGATAGCAAAAGAATATACAGATAGTTTTCCAGCCCACAGCCATAATACCTTCTGTCTGTCTTTGATTGATCAGGGCACTTTCAGTGAAAACAATATATTGGCAACACCCGGCACTATTCATCTCACACCTCCGGATAAGTTACATACGAATGAACTTGTACATGAATCAGGTTATTCATTCAAAACTTTTTACATAAGTCCGGATCTGTTAAAATCACTCCATGCATCTCAACCCATTTATTTTGAGATGTCTGTAATATCAGATCCGGAGCTATACAATTCATTCCAAGAAATCGTACAAGATTTTGGGAATCAATCACCTGCACCTATAGGTGCACTACAGGAAATAGTAAAAAAGCTCCTTATCAGATACGCAGTGGACAAACCAGAAGAAGAAAAGTATGAATCTGCCACAATAGTCAGAGAATTACAGATGTATATCCATGAACATCTTGAGGAAAAAATTTCTCTGGAGCTTTTAGCTTGTAGGGCAAGGCTTGGGAAATTCAAGCTGTTACGCTTATTTCAGAAATATACAGGTCTGTCCCTATTGCTTATATTATTCTTCAGCGTATTGAAAAAGCCAAATCACTGTTAAAAAGTGGCTACCCTGTGGTAGAAGCTGCATTGGAAACAGGATTCTATGATCAGAGTCATTTCACCAGTTATTTCAAATACTATGTTGGCGTCCCTCCTGTGACATATCAGAATGCCTGCAATATTTTACAAGACCAGAAATAGAAAGATTTATTTCTTTGTACAAATTTCTATTTCTATGCGAATAAACTTTCTGACACTGTTTTTTTCTGCTTTTATAGTAGTATGCTGTAAATCAGCAAAGAAAACTTCTGTTCCTACTATTGCCCAGCTTGAAGCACAGCTCAAGAATATAGAATCGCACTCTGCTCTACCAGGATTTGCTGTAGCTATCGTAAATCAGGATGGTGTTGTCTATCAAAAAGGATTTGGCTATGCCAATCTGGAGAAGAAGATTCCTTATACTCCAGAGACTATTCAACCAGTTGGTTCTGTGAGCAAAACATTTATTGCGCTAGCAATACAGAAAGCCATTGAACAAGGGCACTTTACACTGGAAACAAAGATCAATGATATTCTTCCCTTCCCTGTCAACCATCCTAAATTCCCTGAGAAAGCTATTACAATCAGGCAATTGGTGACCCATACTTCCGGAATTCTGGATAACGAAGCCGGATACCAGAAAGCCTATCAAAATGAAAAAAAGCCTACTATTTCCTTAAAAGAATATCTGATTAGTTATCTTACTCCAAAAGGCACTTTATACACATCTGAAAACTTCAGTAATCAGGAACCTGGTATAGAGTACAACTACACTAATATTGGTTCAGCGCTAGGAGCTTATCTGATAGAGGCCAAAACCAATATCTCCTATGCAGAGTATGTAAGGCAATACATTTTACAACCCTTACATATGCAGGACTCCCATTGGTTTTATGACCCCATCAAAGCAGATCAGTATGCATTGTTATATAACCATGTAAATAAACCCTATGACTTTTACTCATTAGTAACTTATCCGGACGGAGGTTTACGAACATCCTGTCACGATCTGTCTTTGTATCTGATTGAAATGATCAAAGGATATACCCAACAAGGTTCGCTGCTAACAGGAAAATCATACCAGTATATGTTTAGCCCCCAATTTGAACCAACTAAC comes from the Xanthocytophaga agilis genome and includes:
- a CDS encoding serine hydrolase domain-containing protein, whose protein sequence is MRINFLTLFFSAFIVVCCKSAKKTSVPTIAQLEAQLKNIESHSALPGFAVAIVNQDGVVYQKGFGYANLEKKIPYTPETIQPVGSVSKTFIALAIQKAIEQGHFTLETKINDILPFPVNHPKFPEKAITIRQLVTHTSGILDNEAGYQKAYQNEKKPTISLKEYLISYLTPKGTLYTSENFSNQEPGIEYNYTNIGSALGAYLIEAKTNISYAEYVRQYILQPLHMQDSHWFYDPIKADQYALLYNHVNKPYDFYSLVTYPDGGLRTSCHDLSLYLIEMIKGYTQQGSLLTGKSYQYMFSPQFEPTNIPAGFPEKYTNQSMFWTINRAGRIMHTGGDPGLSAFISFDPQKQTGRILLINTEVEENEKAVQQIKEITEILQNVESHLN
- a CDS encoding helix-turn-helix domain-containing protein yields the protein MLKSGYPVVEAALETGFYDQSHFTSYFKYYVGVPPVTYQNACNILQDQK
- a CDS encoding AraC family ligand binding domain-containing protein codes for the protein MKTQNSLYKRIRLSTLDNLELLIAKEYTDSFPAHSHNTFCLSLIDQGTFSENNILATPGTIHLTPPDKLHTNELVHESGYSFKTFYISPDLLKSLHASQPIYFEMSVISDPELYNSFQEIVQDFGNQSPAPIGALQEIVKKLLIRYAVDKPEEEKYESATIVRELQMYIHEHLEEKISLELLACRARLGKFKLLRLFQKYTGLSLLLILFFSVLKKPNHC